TTTTACACACTTTGGAGCAGCAGCCGGCAAGGCCCTCCCCTGGGGTTAGCCCAGGAGACCAGGCAAGAGATGAAGGATGAGAAGGGAGCAGGGCCTCGCAGCACCACCTGTTGGCACGCAGGGTGGCTGCAGGGGCGCCAGACATCGAGCCCACCTTCCAGGCTCCTGGGAGGGCACCAGCCTGGCCTAATATCCCAGAAGCCTTCTGGCCTCCTCACTCTGGGCCTGCAGGGTCTCGCTTGCGTACTTCTGCAGCAACTCCATCTTCTTCCTTCGCACGAGCGCCTCTTCGATCTGTGGATGTCAAAAGTAGAGGGCTAACTCTTTATatttgggaggtgggggggggaccagggacggaacccaggggccctcgacccctgagccctgtccccaaccccatcttgtattttgtttacagacagagtctcactgagttgcttagcacctaaattgttgaggctggcctccaatttgcgatcctcctgcctcagcctccagaggcgctgggatgacaggtgggtGCTGCCAGCAGGACTCACTCTTTATCTAGGGAGCAGGGCCTCGCAGAGGCAGAACCCAGCGAGGAGGGAGTCCCTGTGGGAGACGTCCACAGAGGATGGGGGACTCAAGGGGGGCTTCTCGCTCCCATTGGAAACATTCGACTAAAAGAATGTGTTTGAGGCTAAGGCTGCAGGATCTCTGGGTTCCAGGCCCTTCCATGAGCATGACAGCGAGCGCCCTGGAGAGGAAGGACCCCGCAGACCCCCCTGGGGTACTCTGTAGAGCCTGCTCTGGTGATCCAGGGACCCCAACAGCACCCACTCTGTGCCGCCCAAAGCCCCATCCTACCTCCTGTTGGGATGGCACTGGGACGTGTGCGATGAACTTCTGCTGCCCGTCCTCGCCTGTCCACTCCTGGCTGCCTTCCTCATCCGACTAGAGACAGGAAGCACAAGACCGTCAGCATGACCCGCCCCGGGAAGGTCAGCATCTCAATAAAACGCACCGCGACACAGCTGTTGGCCAAGGAACCAGGGAGCCCGGATGCTTACGCCAGACACACTAGATCCATGCTGGGGTcggaacccaggggcgcttgactcctgagccctgtccccctcttttttactttttagcttgagacagggtctcactaagtagcttagaGATTATtgtgctgctgaggctggcctccaacttgtgatcctcctgcctcggcctccacaatccctttattttatttatttttctgtggtgcagaggattgaacccagggccttgcacatgctaggcgagcgctctaccactgagccaccaacccagcccaattttttttttttttaatttaaaaatgtaccttacaaagaaaaaaagatcaactCAGAGGCTGCCTAGGAGTCAGTCACTAATAACTAAGGAAATAACGGAGACTCGGAAGGGTGGCCACCCAGCCTCCGAGTGGGGAACTGCATTAGCAATGAGTGTGACTCAAACATGGGCTATAGGGGCCGGGCACGggagcacacgcctgtaatcccaggaactggggaggctaaggctggaggatctcaaggtggaggccagcctcagcaacttagtgagatcctgtctcaaaagtgaaagaaaaaagtttttaattatttttttagttggagacacaagagatttattttatttattttacggggtgctgaggatcgaacccagggcctcacacgtgccaggcaagtgctctacccctgagccccagccctttttatttttagaatttagacgaggtcttgggctggggctcaggaggctgaggcaggaggattgcaaggtggaagccagcctcagcaatttagtgaggccctgagccactcagggagaccctggctctaaatgcAGTGAGCCACACTCCTGACTTGTGCGTGCACTTTTCCGTACTGTGCCGagaccttgaccttgaccttgactcAGACACATCTCCAGGGCCCAGCTGAAGGGGCAGGCTCTCTGAGGTGGCACTCAGCACGACTCCACAGACAGACATTCTGGTTCCATAAAGGCTCCAGCTTTTAGTTTTGGCCCCAAATGACAAAATGACAGAGGATGAGAGATTTTCAGGGTTTGCTGAGGTGAGAGACGGTGGGTGGGCAGGTGGCTTCAAAGACACCCAGGGCTGAGGGTCTCTGTGGAAAACCCACTtgtgtcttttttcttctcttggtcccagggatggaacccaggggcgcttacccacggagccccgtccccagccctttttatgttttatttagagaccaggctTTGCTtcgttgccgaggctggcctccaacttgcgatcctcctgcctcagcctccagagcccctagaATGACATTCAAGCTCCACTGTCCCCAGCTGAAAGGCCCATCTTTAAGAGGGAAGGAGGTCATCCCTGGAGTCCCCAGGGCCATGCTGTCTGGAACCCCCTTGTGATGCTCAGGTGACCAACACCGTGCAGGTGAGGCAGCTGGCCTCGACCCCTGACCCCTGGTTTCTGGACAGAGCTTCTCCCGCCTCTGAGAGCAGAGGACAGTGAGCACCCAGGCCAGTACCTCCTCCTCGGTGACGGCGTAGATGttgacctcctcctcctcctcttcctcctcctccttctcccctctggCCAGTCGGGCTTCTCTGTCGGCCTTCCATTTCTCCACCAGCTCAGCTCTGACTGCAGACAAGGAGGAGCGGGCGCTGTTCATTCTCATCTCAACAGCTCCCACCAGCGACAGGAACAGACGAAGGTGCCCCTCGGGAAAGGGTCACCTCATTCTGCCCTGGAGGGAGGGGACCGCACTGGCCGGCACCATCtgactatttatttatagttttttaaaaacttgttctcCTTAGCTCCCCGTGACAGCAGCGTGCATCCTGCCATGTCCCACCTACACGGGGTGTGACGTCCCACTCCTGTGGCTAGACCTGCTGTGGGGTGTCCCTGGTTGTGGGTTCCTCTGGGAACATGGGAAAGGGACGCCCATTCACTCCCCTGTCTCtcccagtcccctcccctcccttccctccactcccctgCGTCTCATCCAGTGAACTGCTatccacccccttattgtgagtcagcgttcccatatcagagaggacattcagcctttggttttttggggactggctgaTTTCACTCAGCGTGatgtctccagctccatccatttaccagcaaatgccatcattacATCCTTCTTTAAGGCTgcgtaatattccactgtgtatatggaccacagtttctttattcttctgctgaaggacatctaggctggttccatagcttagctactgtgaattgagctgctataaacatcgatgtgactgtgtccctgtcgtgtgctgattttaagtcctttgaatttaaaccaaggagtgggaccgCTGGGTCACAAGGTGgcccattcccagttttctgacgAATCTCCACCCTGCTCTCCACAGTGGtcgcaccaatctgcagtcccagcAGCCATGAGTGAGTGGACCTTCTTCCCACGTCCTCACCCACATGGACTGTCCCTTATTGACGACTGCCTGCCATTCTGACCAACGTCTGACTCTGAGTCACTGTAAGGAACCCTGCGTGTTATTCAGGGCTGGAGCCAGGCCTCTCCCGCTGGGCTACACCCTGGCCCTCGCTTCAAGATGAGTTCTGAAACAGGGTCTGGCTACATCTCCTTTTGGAGAAAATTCCTTTCGGGCATAAGGCTCTATTTAAAACCCCACTTTCAGCCAggacagtggcccacacctgtcatcccagcagctggggaggctgaggcaggaggatcgcaaattggaggccagcctcaactactcacagcaaggccctaagcaactcagcgagaccctgtctctaaacagaatagaaaaagggctggggacggggctcaggggttaagtgtccctgggttcgtCCCTGGcgccaaaaagaaataaatacaccACGTTCTGAAAGCAGAGACCGGACCCAGAGGCCACCCAGAGAGCAGTGGGGCTCACTCACGTTTCTTCTCATACTCTTGCTCCAGGGGCACGATGACACCGTCGTCTTCATCCAGGTAACCGTAGTATTCAAAGTCAATGGCCTTCATGAGCTCGGCCCGCGTCTTTCTGGGAGGAGGAAGAGCTACCAGAAACAGAGGGCCTCAGGTGAGCGCGCAGGTGACAGTCCCCTGAGCCTTTGTCACACACAACGCTGCACAGCCACACCGCACGTGTGGTCAGGAGGACACCAGGGAACAGGCATCCCCTACACCGTTCACGTAGTGGAGGGACCTCATAGGGGTGTGACCCTTTTGGAAATCAGTGCTTTGGTCCCATCAATGAGTTTCTAACAGGAATCCAGGCTGGGCCACGCTTGAAATCCCAGCagccggggaggctgaggcaggaggatcgcaaggtggaggccagcctcagccactgagcaaggccctgagcaactcagcgagaccctgtctctaaataaaatagaaaaagggctggggacggggctcaggggtctatatgtttatttaatacttttttagctgcaaatgggcctttatttaatttatttatataaagtgctgagactcgaactcagggcctcacgcatgccaggcaagtgctctacccctgagccccagctcctggccccaatatgtaaatttaataaatagaattatatttttttaaaaaagggagaatAAAACAACCAGAAAACAACACAGGACAATGTCAACAGCACAGAGAACACTGGTCCCATTCTTTTTTgcttctcacatttctttttttggaacaAAGTGTTTATTTAGACGACTTTTCtaagaagcaaaattaaaatacactTCAGCTCCAGGCCAGCATTTTCAAATTACAGTTCTGAAAGGCCCAGGTTTGGCTACAATTCCCCACGGCTGTGGTGGGAAGAAAAAAGACAGAACTGGAATTCAGAAGGAAACAGCCTCACTCTCCTcgattttttcaaaatatgatttatcactattattatcatttatattattcattattttggtactagggactaaGCCAAcgggtgctctaccgctgagccccatcccattttttttttattttgagacagagtcttgctaagtggcggaggctggcctccaccttgtgatcctcctgcctcggcctcccgattcactgggatgacaggtgcacAACCCCGTGCTCAGCTTTCTTCCATTTATACAAGTTAGGGTTTGGCacaagatttttatttgtttatcagttatgatttttttcaactgCAACGTGAACATGACTCAATAACTTCAGAACCTGCCTCTATCACTTTGGGGAACCCCACATCCAGATGGACGATCGAGCCTCTACAGAGAGGGTAGAATTCCGCACCAGCCAATCCTGGGCTCGCTTTCCAGCCCCAATTTTGTGCCCTAGACCTGTGATTTCAGcctattatatatgttatatattaatgttcatattttctcatttgaaatctgggaaaaataatttcctataCAACAGGGATGTTGTGCAAGCTAACACATAATACGGAAGATCACCTTACATGTAACGTAGCACATATAGCATAGAGCCAGGTGTAGTGGGgcatgtctgtcatcccagcagtagggaggctgaggcaggaggattgaaggtgggaggccagcctcaaaaatttagcgaggccctaaataactgaatgagaccctgtctctaaataaaatacaaaaagggctggggatggggctcagtgcccctgggttcaattcctgataccaaaaaacaacGAAACCATACACCTTATCTACTGTGATGAACAACAACATCTGGAGGCTAAAAATTTGACAAATACGAGTTACTTACGTTCTTTTTCAAACAGCTCTCTAACTCCAGGCAAATCTTTTGCTGCTCCGAAGTACTTGTAACCTCGGTTTCCTGGGACTTCTTTCCCTTCATGATCCAGCATTTTAGGGCCTACTTTCTTACAGGAAGGGAAAAAGGACAAACAGATCTGATTTCTACACTTACTATTTCCAtgtctataaatatattttaagatacccatggggctggggctcaggggtagagcgctcgcctggcacatctgaggccctgggtttgatcctcagcaccacgtaataaaaaaaaaaaaaataaagatattgtgcctatCGACAgctaaaaagtaaacattaaaaaaaaaagggtgatgataatttttaaaaaataataataaggctaAATTCAGTGGTACACATtcatgatcccagcaactcaggaggccgagaagGATGTcatcaagttcaagaccagtgtgggtaacttagcaagacccttcctcaaaatataaaaaaaataggggctggggttgtggctcagtggtagagcgctcgcctagcacatgtgaggcactaggttcgatcctcagcaccatataaaaatgaaataaagatatttaaatataaataaataaataaaaatttgtagatATATATATTGTCTGGCGctggggtgcacacctgtcatcccagcagctttggaggctgagacaggaggatcacaagttggaggccagcctcagcatcttagtgaggctctaagccactcagtgagaccctgtctctaaataaaaagtattcaaaaggCTGGGGAACAGGGCTCAACCCCCAGTTGAGAGGGAGATAATCTGAGTAATGATGGTGACCAAAAAAACCCTCCTGGTAATAGAACAGGAGAGGGGGCTGGCAGAACTGTGAGGCCAcctgcctggcctggccccgCCCACCAGTCTGGCCTGGCCCCGCCCACCGGCCTGGCCGGGCCCCGCCCACCGGCCTGGCCGGGCCCCGCCCACCGGCCTATCCCATCACCTACCTGGCCCCACCCAGTGCCCTAGCCCCGCCCACAAGCctggccccacccccagcctggccCCGCCTACCAACTTGCCCTCCCACCAGCCTGGACCCACTCACCATCATGGCCCCGCCCATCAGCATAGCCCCACCCACAGCACAGCCCCGCCCACCAGCACGCCCCGCCCCTGGGGGCTGTGGTGCACTTACTCCATAATCAGGTCCGCCCAACTCCTTGATGCGCACCTCCCAGTGTCCCTTCTCCCTCAGCAGCTTATTGATCTCGTCATTCAGGTCGCGAATTCGGAATTCACCTAAACCAGCTGGAGAAACGCGCCTGTCAATAGGGTTCTCCCAAATGCCACAGGGACAACCCACCCATACAAACGAAGGGCTACGGTTATCAAGGGCtcccactaattttttttttgggaggggtaccaggattgaacccaggggcctgaaccccggagccccatccccagccctactttgtgttttatttagagacagggtctccctgagtggcttagggcctcgctgttgctgaggctggctttgaactcacgatcctcctgcctcagcctcctgagctggtgggattaggtgtgtgccaccatgcccagatgagTTCCCACTAatgtaagagaaaacaaaaatccttaaaaaaaaaaaaaaaaaccaactttaTTCTGATTAGCAACCCAAGACATCCTATAACCTAAAAACCTGTAGttccattttatataattacTAAAATAACAAGCTATTAGCTGGGCATGGGGCAAACACAgtaatctcaggggctcaggaggctgaggcaggaggatcacaagttggaggccagcctcagccacttagcaaggccctcagcaactcagcgagaccctgtctctaaataaaatctaaaaagggctggggacggggctcatgGGTTAAGCgtccctgatttcaattcctgacaccccaaaataaaagaaaataaatgacaaggTAGCTTACCATTCTGAATCTGAGCCACTTTTTTGGAGATCTCTCCAATGatctgtggggggaaaaaaaaaaagaacaaataaagtagTACGTTCATGATGTTTGAATACACCGAAAAACACTGGAGAACTGTAATTCAAAATTACtcattaaaaatacttagaagatCAGGGAGCTAGGGCtgagtggcagagcgcttgcctcgcatgcgtgaggccctgggttcgatcctcagcaccatattaaaataaataaataaaataaaggtgttgtggccacagaaaaataaagaaagatattatgtccatctacaactaaaaaaatttaaaaaaaaatacttaaaatcatcCCTCCACCCTGTGTCCTATGCACGCATGTATCTGTATGTGTCCAACTATCTTCCCACCAAGCAGCATTGATGGCTGAgtcccaggcactgtgctaggttcACATGACACAGCCGAGGACCTGGCCCCGCCCACATACCTGGCCCCGCCCACCGGCCTATCCCACCAGCAGCCTGGCCCCACCCACTGGCCTGGCCCCGCCCACCGGCCTATCCCACCAGCAGCCTGGCCCCACCCACTGACCTGGCCCCGCCCACCGGCCTATCCCACCACCAGTCTGGCCCCGCCCATCAGCCTGGCCCCACCCACTGGCCTGGCCCCACCCCATCAGAGACTGATTTCAGAGTCACCCAGAAAGTACCTGTCGCCTCCATTTCTCAGCTTTGGGCAGCTCTGTACATTCTGAGGCAAGGAAGGGTCTTCTTTCCTGTGGAGAAACAAAATAACACGTGTGGCCACTGGTCACAAACTCAGGTGGCCTTCACAGCGGATTCCCGACTACAGCCTAAAATGTCTGATGGTCGAAACACACAGGGCAGTGTCAGTCCCAGAAGAGTCTCATCCAGCTTCAAATCTCACCCTGCAACAACTTCTCAGGAACCAAATATCAAAgcaaggtgtggtggtgcacacctgttgtcccagtggcttgggaggctgaggcaggaggatcgcaaggtggaggccagcctcagccacttggcaaggccctgagcaattcagtgagaccctgtctctaaataaaatctaaaaagggctgaggacggggctcaggggttgggcaccccagggttcaatccctggttatccaaaaaaaaaaaaaaatagagaaaaaaatattcaattcaaTGTTATCTAGTACAGTCAAACACCACAACAGATGTCCAGCGGTAAGAGAGATGGCTAAATAAAGCATCCATCCTGTGGCAGTTCCACCACCTTAACATGTGACAgctaagaaagaaaaactaaaattacagtatttgcaggtaaatggatggagctggagactatcacgctaagtgaaataagccagtcccccaaaaccaaaggccggaTGTCCTCTCTGATGTGCGGATGCTGacccacaataaggggagggCGGGTGGCAATTCActggagaaaatggaaaatcaaggAGACAGATGATCACGCTGTCTCAGGTAGAGTGGGGAACATCTGGAATTCAAGtacacagatttattttattattattattatttttttttgcagtatgaGGGGtagaatccaggagcactttaccactgaacttcatccccagaCTTTTCAGGATGtctcaaaacatattttttattttatttatttattttgagatgggctctctctctctctctcagttgcagaggctggcctcgaaatttgtgatcctcctgcctcagcctcccaaattgccaAGATTACACACGTGGGCCAGGGCACCTAGCTCAAGTGTATAGACTCTTTTTCGCGCATCAGCCAAGTGCAGGCAGGaagatctggagttcaaagtcCGCCTAGGAAGGAGTTTCCCTGCATCTGGTCTTGAGGTATGTTTAGCAGAAAATGAGGAAGATTGACACCGACCTTCACTTTTCCCTCTTCCAATTGAGCTTGGCGAAATCGGGCTAAGGCCGTCCTAGGAAGGATAAAAAAACACTGCATTAGGTCCTGCTCGCGGATCTCCTCCCAACCAAGACACTGGCTGGGGGACAAGGACCACACTTGGTGTCAATCATAGAAACTGCAATTCAGAAACCACACAGTAGGTAAGGATTTCCAATGTTCAAAGACTGGGTAATAGAAGGTCATTTATATGACTGAACCTCCaatgtttattttactatttcttcttcttttttttttaatatttgttttttagttgtaggtggacacaatattttatttttatgaggtgctgaggatcgaacccagtgcctcacacatgctaggcaagcgctctaccactgagccccgtccccagcccttttttctattttatttagagacagggtctcgctgagttgcttagggcctcactaagtggctgaggctggcctccaccttgcgatcctcctgcctcagcctcctgagccactgggatcacaagcCTGCGTCACCGTGCCTAGCTGTCTATTTGACTTCCACTGCACAGAAGGACTGTGGGAAACTCTAGTTCACAGCCCACTGTGATAAACGACATCCAGATGTTAACAGAGTAACATCTCAGGGTGTCCTAGTGGTCAATCTCGCACTATCCAGAGATGAACAAATATTCAGCCAGTGTAGATTCTGGAAGCTGCCAGAATTTACTAGAGGAGTCAATTTTTCAGCTGAAAATGGAATGacggctggggctgtagctgagtggtagtTACTTGGAGAGggagcctagcatgtgtgaggtactggctTTGCTTCCCAGCAGCCtacatcaaataaataaaggtacaccgacaactaaaaaaaaaaaaaaaaaaactcctttaaaaataataataataaaaagaattaatacttACATGGCCTTCTCTGCATTTCGAGCctagaaaaagacaagaaaaaaatataaaaaatatgtttaaaatacttctctgcatttattttatttatttatttatttttttacagtactgggcttcacccctgagccccatccccagccctttttctattttatttagagacagggtctcgctgagttgctttagggccttgctaagtggctgaggctggcctccaatttgcgatcctcctgactcagtctccgaAGCGGTTGGAGATATAGGTGCCACGGGGCCCagcctgtgtttattttttatgcatctattttgatttaaataactcagtttgatatacatacatacttctATGGCTATGAACATGCTTGcaagtattaaataaatattcttctcTGTGCACATAGAGGTAAACACTTATCCAACAAGGTTATTTTTGTAGAGGAGGTCATCCGGGTCTCAGTCTACCACCCATCAACTTAGAGACACCCCGAAACCTGGGATCCACTTGGTGCAAAGTCGCCTAAGTAAATTACAGACTAGTAAAAATCTCAccaaataaaaattcaggaaCTAAATATTACAGTAACCAAGCCTCTTAGCACCAGCACTCTGTGCACTTGCAATGTTGACACACTGTAATGTTCCTGGAACCAAAGAGCCGGCATCCCCGGCGCCGTGgggcacgcctgtcatcccagcagctcgggaggctgaggcaggaggatcgcgaggtggaggccagcctcagccactgagcgaggccctgagcaactcagagagatatTGAcccaaaaagagctggggatgtggctcagtggttaagagcccgtGGGTTCAATAATAggtaacaaaaaaatttttttaaaaaagacacccCCCGAGGTGGCCTCCGTTTTCTCTCCCAGCCTCCACCAGCtacaggaggcaggaggaggagagtcCCGGGTTACGCCTAAGGAGCCTGAAACCCACGCAAATGTGCACGGCCGAACTCCGACGCCGGGAGCCCTCGCGACCTGCCGCTGGTCCCCTCCGTCCCCGTCCACCCACCCACCCGACTCACCATGGCGAGGGTGAGGCCGCCGCCCTGGGGCCGCGCGGCCCCGGCCCACCTCGCTTCACAACCGGCTACGAGGCCGCCCCTCGCGGGAACTGAAAATTCTAAGTGCCGACAGACACGGAGCTTTCTGTcggaagaataaaggaaaagggCCGGAAGTAAACGTGAGCTTGAAGGACCGGAAGTGAAGCACAGGAAGTCAATGAGAGCCGAGGGAGGAGGAAAATAACGTAGGAACGCTCTTGGGCGGGTGGGTGGCCTTCCCACGAGCGTAAGACGCAAAATAGCGCGAGTACGTGGGGAGGGGCGGTGGAGACAGGGGCGTCGGTAAAATTACGCCTGCGCAGTGCAACGGGGGTGTTTGGGCGGCCGGGTTTTCTTCTCGCGAGGACAAGTGCTTCTCGCGCTAACAAGTGTTTCTCGCGATAACAAGTGTTTTACGTGTTACCTGTTGATGCGGCGGAAGTGAGCGAAATCGGGGTTTGTTGGTGCGGGAAGCCGTTTGGGGTTATTGTCGCCTCTTTGCCTCTTCTTGGTTCTTCCCTGAGAGCGGATGTCATCCCTTTAGAAACTCTTCATCCCCCTCTCTTCGCACAAACGGAGTCTTTGCCACCCGCCCTGGTGGACTGTGGCCCCAGCAGATGCAGAAATCCGAGCCGGTGTCTCGGGTCCGAGGGGAACGCGAGTCCCTTCCTCGGGGACTCGCATAAACGTCACCTTCCCTCGTCATTTACATGGGGTCTGGGCGTTTGCTGAGCTCGTCTGCAGGCACCGAGGGGCGCAGGAGGTCACCCTCCTCTAAAATAAGGACTGAAGCCGGGCGCGGAGTTcgcgcctgtcatcccagcgattcgggaggctgaggcaggaggatcgcaagttggaggccagcctcagc
This window of the Marmota flaviventris isolate mMarFla1 chromosome 20, mMarFla1.hap1, whole genome shotgun sequence genome carries:
- the Isy1 gene encoding pre-mRNA-splicing factor ISY1 homolog — protein: MARNAEKAMTALARFRQAQLEEGKVKERRPFLASECTELPKAEKWRRQIIGEISKKVAQIQNAGLGEFRIRDLNDEINKLLREKGHWEVRIKELGGPDYGKVGPKMLDHEGKEVPGNRGYKYFGAAKDLPGVRELFEKEPLPPPRKTRAELMKAIDFEYYGYLDEDDGVIVPLEQEYEKKLRAELVEKWKADREARLARGEKEEEEEEEEEVNIYAVTEEESDEEGSQEWTGEDGQQKFIAHVPVPSQQEIEEALVRRKKMELLQKYASETLQAQSEEARRLLGY